A single region of the Kwoniella botswanensis chromosome 1, complete sequence genome encodes:
- a CDS encoding glutamine-tRNA ligase, which produces MPPKFDPKSPENASLISLFQSLGLAEKSATELVRQPKSGVAFKSLIDEFQLTDKRYDEKTASALVKLSASGGKLGPAEKGFIVKKIESGDIKSTDQVAAAVKYTEGNPPGTPINEDEFNKACGVGIEITAAQLPELLKSYVSSLPSPPENWASLGAVLGGIRSGTSDLKWANAGEVKSSLETIFTDLFGTKGSAQAAAKAQAAASAKSKPAPKPKAVETPASAEASSSTTPVIPTNIFKEGFLSDFHKPGENPQINPKLKEQHLEFTKGMVYTRFPPEPNGYLHIGHVKAIMIDFGYAKFHGGRTYLRFDDTNPEAEEGRFFQSILETVRWLGFEPWKITYSSDNFDQLYKWAVELTRRGKAYVCTCSAEKMKEDRGMGKGHPVPCEHRERPVEESLREFERMKNGEYPEQGAALRMKMDLTSGNPYMWDMVAYRVKLAPHHRTGDKWKIYPTYDFTHCLCDSIENISHSLCTVEFIPARESYEWLCDALEVYKARQYEFARLNLQGTFLSKRKIAKLVTKKLVKDWDDPRLYTIIALRRRGIPPGALLSFVSELGVTTSESVTEIKRFESSIRSYLEESAPRLMMVLNPVKLIIENVPDDYRVPVQVPLHPKVPSMGTVETSFTKEVYIDAEDFREVDSPDYFRLAPGKSVGLFKAPYPVTCTSYTKDPVTGQVTEIRCRLEDGGNVKKAKAYIQWVNVPESIKVEEVRYFKPLFKSDPPPADFESDVDPDSLEVYKNAVIEPAFYELAKKAILDARKESEERTKKAQADSAPTNPNEHKPLEGSEAAKHMEDEPVATAEQLVGMENIRFQGMRLAYFAVDRESKIGCLDEEASIKPGKKEGDKIVLNRIVSLKEDSGKKA; this is translated from the exons ATGCCCCCCAAATTCGACCCCAAATCACCTGAGAACGCCTCCCTGATCTCCTTGTTTCAGTCGTTGGGATTAGCCGAAAAATCAGCAACCGAATTAGTCAGACAACCCAAATCCGGTGTAGCTTTCAAGTCTCTCATCGATGAGTTCCAGTTGACGGATAAGAGGTACGACGAGAAAACTGCGAGCGCTCTGGTAAAGCTTTCTGCATCTGGAGGGAAACTAGGGCCAGCGGAGAAGGGTTTCatagtgaagaagattgagagTGGGGATATAAAGTCAACAGATCAAGTCGCTG CTGCTGTCAAGTATACAGAAGGTAATCCACCCGGTACACCTAtaaatgaggatgaatttAATAAGGCTTGTGGTGTTG GAATCGAGATAACGGCCGCTCAGCTGCCTGAGCTACTCAAATCATAcgtatcttctcttccttcaccacctgaGAATTGGGCAAGTCTCGGAGCTGTATTAGGTGGTATAAGAAGTGGTACATCTGATTTGAA ATGGGCAAATGCAGGAGaagtcaaatcatctttagaaaccatcttcaccgATTTGTTCGGTACCAAAGGATCCGCTCAGGCAGCTGCCAAAGCCCAAGCGGCAGCTTCAGCCAAATCAAAACCTGCGCCTAAACCCAAAGCTGTAGAAACACCTGCTTCAGCTgaagcttcatcatccactactCCTGTCATCCCAACTAACATCTTCAAAGAAGGTTTCTTATCAGATTTCCATAAGCCAGGGGAGAACCCTCAAATCAATCCTAAATTGAAAGAACAACATCTGGAATTCACCAAAGGAATGGTATATACCCGTTTCCCACCTGAACCCAATGGATACCTGCATATCG GACATGTAAAGGCTATCATGATTGACTTTGGATATGCCAAATTCCATGGTGGTCGAACGTACTTACG TTTCGACGATACCAATcctgaagctgaagaaggtagattctTCCAATCTATCTTAGAAACCGTCCGATGGCTGGGATTCGAACCGTGGAAGATCACATATTCCAGCGACAACTTTGACCAGCTATATAAGTGGGCAGTAGAATTGACCAGAAGGGGTAAAGCATACGTCTGTACATGTAGTG CTGAAAAAATGAAGGAAGACAGAGGTATGGGTAAGGGTCATCCAGTACCGTGTGAACATCGTGAAAGACCTGTAGAAGAATCATTGAGAGAAttcgagaggatgaagaacgGGGAATACCCCGAACAAGGTGCTGCgctgagaatgaagatggatctgaCGAGTGGTAATCCCTACATGTGGGATATGGTGGCTTATAGAGTCAAACTGGCTCCTCATCATAGGACTGGTGACAAGTGGA AAATCTACCCCACCTACGACTTCACACACTGTCTTTGTGATAGTATAGAGAACATTTCCCACTCCCTTTGTACCGTCGAATTCATCCCCGCTCGAGAATCTTACGAATGGCTTTGCGATGCTTTAGAAGTATACAAGGCTAGACAGTACGAGTTCGCTCGTCTCAACTTGCAGGGGACTTTCCTCTCCAAGCGAAAGATTGCCAAATTGGTCACCAAGAAACTGGTGaaagattgggatgatcCTCGTCTTTATACCATTATCGCCTTACGAAGACGTGGTATACCTCCCGGAGCATTGTTATCGTTTGTATCGGAATTAGGAGTGACCACATCCGAGTCTGTAACTGAAATCAAGAGGTTCGAGTCATCTATCCGATCGTACTTGGAGGAATCAGCACCacgattgatgatggtcCTCAATCCTGTCAAACTCATCATTGAAAACGTCCCTGACGATTATCGAGTACCTGTTCAGGTACCATTGCATCCTAAAGTACCATCTATGGGTACCGTCGAGACGTCATTTACGAAGGAGGTATATATCGATGCCGAAGATTTCAGAGAAGTTGATTCACCCGATTATTTCAGGCTGGCACCTGGAAAATCCGTTGGATTATTCAAAGCGCCTTATCCCGTCACATGCACTTCCTACACCAAGGATCCAGTCACAGGTCAAGTTACCGAGATCAGATGCAGATTGGAGGATGGAGGCAACGTGAAGAAGGCTAAAGCGTATATTCAATGGGTCAATGTTCCTGAATCCATCaaggttgaagaagttcGGTACTTCAAGCCGTTATTCAAGTCTGATCCGCCACCTGCAGATTTCGAATCTGACGTTGACCCGGATTCGTTGGAAGTATACAAGAACGCGGTTATAGAACCTGCTTTCTACGAATTGGCCAAGAAAGCTATATTAGATGCCAGGAaggagagtgaagaaagGACGAAGAAGGCTCAAGCTGATTCTGCACCAACAAACCCCAACGAACACAAACCGCTTGAAGGTAGTGAGGCGGCCAAacatatggaagatgaaccCGTCGCTACAGCCGAGCAATTGGTCGGTATGGAGAATATCAGATTCCAAGGTATGAGATTAGCCTACTTTGCTGTAGATAGAGAAAGTAAGATTGGTTGTTTGGATGAGGAAGCCTCGATCAAACCTGGTAAGAAAGAGGGTGATAAGATCGTATTGAATAGGATCGTATCGTTGAAGGAAGACTCGGGTAAGAAGGCTTAA
- a CDS encoding protein translocase SEC61 complex gamma subunit, archaeal and eukaryotic: MSEKLTEFAEIPQQFIKEGTQFVNRCTKPSKEEYIQLCRAVAVGFVVMGFIGYFVKLIHIPINNILVGGA, encoded by the exons ATGTCAGAGAAGTTAACAGAGTTCGCCGAGATCCCTCAGCAGTTCATCAAAGAAGGTAcacag TTTGTGAATAGATGTACGAAACCATCGAAAGAAG AGTACATCCAACTTTGTCGAGCTGTCGCTGTAGGATTCGTCGTCATGGGTTTCATTGGTTATTTCGTCAAACTCATCCATATCCCTAT TAACAATATCTTAGT GGGAGGTGCATAA
- a CDS encoding A/G-specific adenine glycosylase, with the protein MRASSSRSPSIVSIPDTDGSDYTPIADSPAGRTSVKRKRPSVTTSSTSTVKRAKGKGTTKSEVVDIEDTAGPSVPRDHGSEYHTVDEIVKFQKDLLGWFERCRETRGMPWRKRYDSELSMEEKGQRAYEIWVSEVMLQQTQVATVIAYWKRWIEKWPTIADLAKADVEEVNAMWRGLGYYRRARSLLAGAKTVMSKSKYQGRLPDDPAVMEKEIDGVGRYTAGAICSMAYGVRTPIVDGNIHRLLTRLLAVHTPQTSPSTIKFLWTSAETLVNKLTEEKGIAGDWNQALMELGSQVCKPVSPDCGSCPLREGCKAFSELSKPPPTPQEPICTLCAPIPLSPNTDKIPSVTIFPMRKEKKVSRSEEESVLVLEWKGESDEDRRWLFVKRPEKGLLAGLFEPPTSPVPTSSSPSKCLDASLTFLQDYLGFSAGMGTHRYVSSIPHIFSHINMTYHIHHSIISSPTPPPILASAPRSTIWLTRDEVDHANVGTGVKKVWAEVYGSWGSFDLDNVPKAKKLKKGNSSAMKKKPLEEVVKNGKIVKKVMMPAMPTRKVKEVI; encoded by the exons ATGCGAGCGAGCTCTTCgagatcaccttccatcgtatCCATCCCTGATACAGATGGTAGTGATTATACGCCCATAGCAGACAGTCCAGCCGGACGAACATCGGTCAAACGGAAGAGGCCATCCGTCActacttcttccacctcgacGGTGAAAAGAGCCAAAGGTAAGGGTACGACAAAAAGCGAAGTGGTAGATATTGAAGATACTGCTGGACCAAGTGTACCAAGAGATCATGGATCGGAATATCATACTGTCGATGAGATTGTCAAATTTCAAAAGGATTTATTGGGTTGGTTTGAAAGATGCAG AGAGACGAGAGGTATGCcatggaggaagagatatgatTCGGAATTGAgtatggaagagaaaggtcaGAGGGCTTATGAA ATCTGGG TTTCCGAAGTCATGTTACAGCAGACCCAGGTTGCTACC GTAATAGCATATTGGAAACGGTGGATAGAGAAATGGCCTACTATAGCTGATCTAGCCAAAGCTGATGTCGAG GAAGTAAATGCTATGTGGC GTGGACTTGGATATTATCGTCGTGCTCGATCATTACTGGCTGGAGCAAAGACTGTAATGTCCAAATCGAAATATCAAGGAAGATTACCTGATGATCCGGCGGTAATGGAAAAAGAGATCGACGGTGTAGGAAGGTACACTGCTG GAGCAATTTGTTCCATGGCGTATGGGGTGCGAACACCAATC GTTGATGGAAACATACATCGACTATTAACTCGATTGCTTGCTGTTCACACACCGCAGACAAGCCCCAGTACAATCAAATTCCTCTGGACTTCGGCTGAAACATTGGTAAATAAACTGACAGAGGAAAAAGGGATTGCCGGAGATTGGAATCAAGCTTTGATGGAATTGGGTAGTCAAGTTTGTAAACCTGTTTCACCGGATTGTGGATCGTGTCCATTgagagaaggatgtaaaGCTTTTTCCGAG TTATCAAAACCTCCTCCTACACCCCAAGAACCGATTTGTACCCTCTGCGCTCCTATACCATTGAGTCCTAACACGGATAAGATACCAAGTGTCACGATCTTCCCTATGCGCAAGGAGAAAAAGGTGTCGCGAAGTGAGGAAGAATCTGTTTTAGTACTAGAATGGAaaggtgaaagtgatgagGACAGGAGATGGTTATTCGTCAAACGACctgagaaag GTCTACTAGCCGGATTATTCGaacctccaacctctccCGTGcccacctcatcctcaccgtCCAAATGCCTCGATGCTTCCTTGACCTTTTTGCAGGATTACCTAGGGTTCTCAGCTGGGATGGGGACACATCGATACGTTTCATCGATACCTCATATATTCTCACATATAAACATGacatatcatatccatcattcaatcatATCTTCACCTACCCCTCCTCCCATTCTCGCATCAGCACCAAGATCGACGATATGGTTAACTAGGGATGAAGTGGACCATGCGAATGTCGGCACGGGAGTCAAGAAAGTGTGGGCCGAGGTGTACGGATCGTGGGGTTCTTTCGATCTTGACAATGTCCCAAAGGCGAAGAAACTCAAGAAAGGTAATTCAAGTGcaatgaagaagaaaccgCTCGAAGAAGTAgtgaagaatggaaagatcgTAAAGAAGGTTATGATGCCTGCAATGCCTACTAGAAAGGTCAAGGAGGTAATTTGA